TCTTAGACCGAAAAGAAAATTTTTCCCTTTTTGTTAATGCAAATTAACATTCTTGCTTTCCTGTATGCAAATTGCTTGAACTCCAGATGTACCTTGTAAGATGCTGGGAATGAAGATATTATTGAATTATCTCAATAATTATAACACACTTTCTATATTGGGTGTCATAATGTTACTCCAATTCTGCTATGCAAACATTGATCACAGTCCTGTCACTTGTTTTGCTCGATTGCCAAATCATAATGACTGAATTAATTTTTCAAAGAATGCCATCTTGTGGATCTCCAACATCTTTTGCATTTCTTCGTAGGAAGACCATCTTAAATGAACTCAAGATTCATCAAGTTCAAGAAGGTTCTTTGGCAACATATTCTACGTATTTAGTTTTGAAAATTCCTGGTGCATTTAGAGCAATGAGCTGATGTGGCCAATAACACTCAACAGTTGCCCTTCTCCATAAGCTGTTTAATGTACTTTGGATTGAATTTTAATCCTTACCAATGAACTATCTCCTCTAACTGAAAGCCATTACAATTGGTGTTTAAAATAAATGTTTGTTCTATCATTAGGTGCAGGGCTGTCTTTAGTTGCTGCAGATGACCCAACGGAGGATGAGGAAGGTGTAGATGATTCTATAGTGGAGGATGAAGATGATGAAGCAGAGATAGAGGAAGATGATGCAACGGACATTGTAAGTTTTGATATTTAATGACTTGTTCCCAATTTTTCCAAAGCTATTATTTTTAGTTTCACTCGCACCTATGGTTGTTAGGTATTAACATTTTATTCTATGGAAGTGATTGTGACAGAGAATATTGTAGTATCTAAAACCCATTGTCACTTGTAGCATCAGTGCCATCCAGACATAATGGTTCTCTTATCTGATTTAGGCTTTAGATGCCCAAGTTCTAGTAAATTATAAAGTCCTAAACTGCAGGTTCAGTAGTACAAGTCATTATTGCTTTGATTTCAAGCAGAATGGCAAGTGCCTTTCTATTTAACACCTGCACTCACTTTTAACTGGGATTGAGCACCAACGATTAGTTACCCTTTGTTTGGTTTGTAGTTTCTCATGTATTTGCCAAACTGGTGGATTTTGATAGATAATGTCAAAGTTTTggtgtgattttttttgtcaCTATAGATGGAAGatgaaaaggaagaggaagaagaagatgaTGACTCAACTTTCGGGGAACCAAAAGCTTCTCCCAATGCTGACACAACTATCTTGTTTGTgaagggagaaggtaggaaaattGATTTGGGGAAATTGATTATGCTGTTTAATCCAATGTCCTCAATGTTAGTACTGTTTATTTTTCAAACTGTTGTAGATGTATTTGCCATTCTGTGAACTAATAATTGTTGTTACTTGTCATTTATATTCTAGCTAAGTCTAATTTTTTTGGCTGGAGATGATCTATGCCAATTTTCCTTTTTATTACTATTAAGGTAGCTTATTTAacttgaacatagaatagtacagcacagtacaggcccttcagcccacaatgttgtgctgacccttaaatcctgcctcccatatatccccctccaccttaaattcctccatatacctgtctagtagtctcttaaatttcactagtgtatctgcctccaccacagactcaggcagtgcattccacacaccaaccactctgagtaaaaaaaaataaaaacaccttcctctaatatcccccttgaacttcccaccccttaccttgtcctctagtattgagcagtggtgccctggggaagagacactggctgtccactctatctattccttttaatattttgtatacctctatcatgcctcctctcatcctcctctccagagagtgaagccctagctcccttaatctctgatcataatccatactctctaaacccggcagcatcctggtaaatctcctttgtaccctttccaatgcttccacatccttcctatagtgaggcgatcagaactggacacagtactccgagtgtggCCTTAACAGAGTTTTAGAGCTGTaccattaccccgcgactcttaaactcagtccctcaacttatgaaagctttcttaactatcctatctacctgtgaggccactttcagggatctgtggacatgtacccccagatccctctgctcctccacactaccaagtatcctgtcatttactttgtactctgccttggagtttgtccttccaaagtgtaccacctcactcttctctgggttgaactccatctgccacttctgcatcctatcaatgtctctctgcaatcttcgacaatcctcaacactatccacaacaccaccaacctttgtgttgtctgcaaacttgccaacccacccttctacccccacatccagttgttaataaaaatcacgaaaagtagtgAAGTTACAAATGTATTTCTTTCAATGCGTTCTCCAACCCATTCTCTTATGGCTTATTTTTTAGCTGAAAGGTTGTAGATTTAAGTTTCTCTGTGGAGTCTTGAGTGGAAAAGTTTAGGCTGGCTAGTGCAGTTTTGATGGAATGCTTTATATTGTCCTTGAGAAGAAATGTTCTGCCTAAGCTCCCACCTGCTCTTTAATATGAATGTAAATAATACTAAGGCAGCATTTGCTGAATGGGGTTGTTCCCCTGAAGTTTTGGGCAGTGCTCATGACTTGATCAACTCTGAAGTAAATTATCTGGCCAATGTGATATTGCTGTTGGAGTGTAAACTAGGAGCTGCAAATCTTGCATTACAGCAATAACTGGCTCTCAAATGCTCTTAAGTAAAAGCAAAATAGCTTTTTAAGTGAGGGAAAATATTTTAGATTAATAACCTTCTGAGAATTGAAAGGAATTGGAGATGGAGCCTGGGTTTTCAGTACAGGAAGTAGTGTGTGGGAATGTCTGATAGAGTACAAGCAAAGGAGAATGGTGGGGCAAAGAAACAATGATCCCGGCAGAGGTATAAATGATACCAAGATCCTTCAAGGGAAGTAACAAAAGTGGTTATCATGTCaagttactgattttttttttgtagaatTCATGAAAAATGCGGCAGCATTAAATGCTGTCTCATTAAGTTCATGTTTAATTGTCACTTAACCATTCATGAAAACAGGCAAATGAAACTTACTCTGTGACCAAGGTATAAACCACAGAATAAATTGTCACATACAACACAAGGCATATATAGCACAtgtacaatagcattaaacataGTCAAACAAAAATAAAGGCCAAGTCCATGAATTTTGCAGCAGTCTACAGACAAACACAATATAGCTCGTCTCctgctgagtgaacaccggagaaaaCAGCATCAACACCACGCAGCCTCCAGTACCGACTCTTCTGGATGGCTTTGGACAGTTGACGTGGCAGCTTGAGGCCTAATCCTCACTACCACTGAGGCCACGCAGCTGCCCTGCTATCTGTTTCACCAATAAATCagtgacttgcagcattccacattactaATGTCCAAAAGGatcttgcaatcacaaggaaaGCAACAGCACTCGATAATCACTCGCTGTTAAACTGCACACTGCCTTCGTGCACCAACATCCCTCTGTAGCAGGCAGCAGCATGGTCCACACCAAGCCCAGTttcttcagtttctccaccagtGCACAGCTTAATGATGGGATAGGCTGCAGTAGCTTAAGTTCTAGATGTTCAGCAGGGTTTTGCTGAGGCAGAGGGTTGATTGTAATGAAATTTGTGGCATGTGACTGGGCTTCATGTTGAAATTGTCAGTGTCTTCAGTTATatgttccctttcttgatcacttcACATAGTTTGGGAATGAAGAAATGGGTGGTCATTGTGTAGCATTTCCCTAATGTTTATACTTAATCATCATTTAGATTTCCCAGCTAACAACATTGTGAAATTCTTGGTTGGATTTACAAATAAGGGCAACGAAGAATTTGTTGTAGAATCTTTGGACGCTTCATTCCGTTATCCTCAAGACTATCAGTTCTACATTCAGAATGTAAGTGCTTTTTAAGTCTAAATGCATATAATTATGCTAGATGCAAATGATTTGAATGAAATTATTCTAATTGATAACCTCAAGTCCCTTTGAAGTTAGAGATTTTATATAATGAGTTTCTTTAAACTTGTCTAGACAATCTTCTGATTTAACTAGAAAGTTTAAAGTTGCCTAAAATTGTCTCACTAACAGTTCCATGTTTGCTTCAGTATGCATTTATGTTGCAGAATAATGCAAGCAGATCTTTTCTCTCAGTTCACAGCATTACAGCTGAATACATTGGTGCAGTCCCAACGTCAAGCAACATTTGAGTATTCATTTATCCCTGCTGAGCCAATGGGAGGTCGGCCATTTGGGTTAGTCATCAACCTCAACTACAAGGATGCCAGTGTAAGTGTTCCCTGTCAGTTCTCTTGGGGTCAGGATGTGACAGTAATGATGTCTGCAATTGTTTGCTGTAATCAGTGCTTAATTTCTCTTTGTAGGGCAATATTTACCGTGATGCTGTTTTCAACCAGACTGTTACAATAACTGAGCGAGAGGATGGTCTAGATGGAGAAACGTAAGTATTTGAAGGAGGATGTATTTTTATTATTTGAAGTAAATTCTTGACTGTTTGATTCTTTACTGTTTTgtcattttgttttctttgtggTGGTGTGTATAATATCTGAAACTGCAGAGGCAACTTGACCCTTTTTCTATGCTACACAGCACCATTTTCCACCATCTGAATAAACTGTTATCTTCAGTAGTTATTGAAGCTAAAAACTCAGGAGTCCTCTTAATTGGCATTTGGGTACAATTTTTTTTGAATATAGTAATGGGCTTTAATGCTTGGTGAGTAGTATTTTTGTCCAGACAATACCTGCCTCTTCAGATATATACCGTAAATTccagactataagccgctacttttttccccaggctttgaacactgcggcctataccacggtgcggctaatgcatatTTTTTTTTCacgccgccaaaaacattttgcctcgtaacagtagaccaataaaattgatgagtagttcacagaggtccaatgaaattgtacgataaatcaagcgcactttcacaattaaattattgtaaatcagtcatttgtactcaccctcatcaacatggaaaacactcgaagaaaagcatatgatgtagcttttaagttaaaggcgatcaatctggcggttgaagaaggaaatcgagctgctgcacataatcttggcataaataaatcgatgttgagacggtggagacgccagcatgaagaactgagtcaatgcaaaaagacgacaaaagctttcagaggtaatcatagcagatggcccgaacttgaaaactttcttgaagactgggttaacacacagagagcaggcggccgcagtgtttccaccgtgcagatcagactgaaggctaaagcaatcgccaccaaaatgaaaatcgaagattttagaggtgggccatcgtggtgttttagatttatgagacgaaaaggcctgtccgtcagggtacgcacgactctgtgtcagcagctccctcccgaccacgaggaacaacttgctaacttccgcacattcactcaaacaaagatagcggagaattccatcgggccagatgatatcataaatatggatgaagtacctttgacgtttgacctgtcTCTcacggactgttaataaaaatggtgactcgtccatcacactgaaaacaagtggccatgagagaacgcattttacttgtgttctgagctgcacagcatccggactaaagcttccaccgatggtgattttttaagcggctgacaatgatagttcagtgaaagctgccttcaagagtacaaactcaattccagctgtgattcctgggggcaccacaaagtatttgcagccactggacatcagcgtgaaccgggcatttaaagtggcgctgcgcgttgagtgggaggcttggatgacgagtggcgagaaatcctttaccaaaacaggacgcatgtgaagagcatctttaactcaagtctgccagtggatcctaaatgcatggagcggtgtcacaacatccaccatcaccagcgggtttcgaaaggctggactgctgcgtgatgaagaggaccccgtgcgctcaagtgagagcgacaacgaagagactgaagtgag
Above is a window of Hypanus sabinus isolate sHypSab1 chromosome 20, sHypSab1.hap1, whole genome shotgun sequence DNA encoding:
- the ssr1 gene encoding translocon-associated protein subunit alpha; its protein translation is MSAAISGPVGVGVGSAMGYFVPLSLLLLLAFPLSLVQRGPGAGLSLVAADDPTEDEEGVDDSIVEDEDDEAEIEEDDATDIMEDEKEEEEEDDDSTFGEPKASPNADTTILFVKGEDFPANNIVKFLVGFTNKGNEEFVVESLDASFRYPQDYQFYIQNFTALQLNTLVQSQRQATFEYSFIPAEPMGGRPFGLVINLNYKDASGNIYRDAVFNQTVTITEREDGLDGETIFLYMFLIGLGLLVVVGIHQLLESRKRRRPTSKVEMGTSNHNNVDMSWIPQETLNQINKTSPRRSPRKRAKRTVGSDE